A genomic segment from Triticum dicoccoides isolate Atlit2015 ecotype Zavitan chromosome 1A, WEW_v2.0, whole genome shotgun sequence encodes:
- the LOC119282746 gene encoding probable serine/threonine-protein kinase PBL23, with protein sequence MSCLPCFGKKKDGNAEGGGGEQAGAGPMTPPPAVHAPASYHGPAAAAPVSVAAPASVTPTKPPGESDANPEDALRQAIEVKAFAFRELAAATDHFTPYNLVGEGGFFRVYKGQLEKEGQAVAIKQMDKHGFQGNIEFLTEVSKLSKLHHENLIDIIGYCADGDQRLLVYEHMDGGTLEDHLYDLPPEKKPMDWMTRMKVANGAAQGLEYLHEKADPPVVYGDFKASQVLLDSSFTPKLSDFGLQQLGQSGGGNMPMASPMMGAFGCLAPEYDRGGQVSMKSDVYSFGVVLLQLISGRRTVDTSKPVEEQNVVTWAQPKFKDQKKYHELVDPLIKREYPAKALNQVVAMASMCLQEEDCVRPMMGDVVMTLGFLMMLPPDPPAPEPEPAPAPAPAPEPVPEPAPKKDDESRRSGSSSSSSDDDGGEEEEEEEQS encoded by the exons ATGAGCTGCTTGCCGTGTTTCgggaagaagaaggatggcaacgcCGAGGGAGGGGGCGGCGAGCAGGCGGGGGCGGGGCCCATGACGCCGCCTCCCGCCGTGCACGCGCCCGCGTCCTACCACGGCCCGGCTGCTGCCGCGCCCGTCTCCGTGGCAGCTCCGGCGAGCGTGACGCCGACCAAGCCGCCCGGCG AGAGCGACGCCAACCCGGAGGACGCGCTGCGGCAGGCCATCGAGGTGAAGGCGTTCGCGTTCCGGGAGCTCGCGGCGGCCACCGATCACTTCACGCCGTACAACCTCGTCGGAGAAGGAGGCTTCTTCAGGGTGTACAAGGGCCAGCTAGAGAAGGAAGGGCAG GCCGTGGCCATCAAGCAGATGGACAAGCATGGCTTCCAGGGCAACATCGAGTTCCTGACCGAGGTCTCCAAGCTCAGCAAGCTTCACCACGAGAACCTCATCGACATCATCGGCTACTGCGCCGACGGCGACCAGCGGCTCCTCGTCTACGAGCACATGGACGGCGGCACCTTGGAAGACCACCTCTACG ACTTGCCGCCGGAGAAGAAGCCTATGGACTGGATGACAAGGATGAAGGTGGCCAACGGCGCCGCTCAGGGGCTCGAGTACCTGCACGAGAAAGCGGACCCGCCGGTGGTGTATGGCGACTTCAAGGCCTCCCAAGTCCTGCTCGACTCCAGCTTCACGCCCAAGCTCTCCGACTTCGGCCTCCAGCAGCTCGGCCAGTCCGGCGGTGGCAACATGCCGATGGCGTCGCCGATGATGGGTGCCTTCGGGTGCCTCGCGCCGGAGTACGACCGCGGCGGCCAGGTCAGCATGAAGTCCGACGTGTACAGCTTCGGGGTGGTGCTGCTGCAGCTCATCTCCGGCAGGCGGACCGTCGACACCAGCAAGCCCGTCGAGGAGCAGAACGTCGTCACCTGG GCACAACCGAAGTTCAAAGACCAGAAGAAATATCACGAGCTGGTGGACCCGCTTATCAAGAGGGAGTACCCGGCCAAAGCGTTGAACCAAGTGGTGGCCATGGCTTCCATGTGCTTGCAAGAAGAGGACTGCGTGCGGCCAATGATGGGCGACGTCGTCATGACGCTAGGCTTCCTCATGATGCTGCCGCCGGATCCGCCCGCCCCAGAGCCAGAGccagcccccgcccccgcccccgcccccgagccAGTCCCCGAGCCGGCACCCAAAAAGGATGACGAATCGCGTCGCTCTGGAAGCTCGTCGTCCTCTTCGGATGACGAcggcggcgaggaggaagaagaagaagagcaaagttAA